Proteins encoded together in one Meles meles chromosome 7, mMelMel3.1 paternal haplotype, whole genome shotgun sequence window:
- the NTS gene encoding neurotensin/neuromedin N, translating into MMAGMKIQLICMILLAFSSWSLCSDSEEEMKALEADLLTNMHTSKISKASVSSWKMTLLNVCSFVNNLNSQAEETGEFREEELITRRKFPTALDGFSLEAMLTIYQLQKICHSRAFQQWELIQEDVLDAGNDKNEKEEVIKRKIPYILKRQLYENKPRRPYILKRGSYYY; encoded by the exons ATGATGGCAGGAATGAAAATCCAGCTGATATGCATGATACTTCTGGCTTTCAGCTCCTGGAGTCTGTGCTCAG attcagaagaggaaatgaaagcatTAGAAGCAGATTTATTGACCAATATGCATACATCAAag ATTAGTAAAGCGAGCGTTTCTTCTTGGAAAATGACCCTGCTAAATGTTTGCAGTTTTGTAAATAACCTGAACAGCCAAGCCGAGGAAACAGGAGAGTTTCGTGAAGAGGAACTTATTACAAGAAGGAAATTTCCCACTGCCTTAGATGGTTTTAGCTTGGAAGCAATGCTGACAATATACCAGCTCCAAAAAATCTGCCACAGCAGGGCTTTTCAACAATGGGAG TTAATTCAGGAAGATGTTCTTGATGCTGGAAATGACAAAAACGAAAAGGAAGaagttataaagagaaaaatccctTACATTCTGAAACGCCAGCTGTATGAGAATAAACCCAGAAGACCCTACATACTCAAAAGAGGTTCCTACTACTACTGa